The sequence GACAAAGGGAGCCTCGAATAACATGCGCGATTGCTGTGTCGTATCCCCGGTTCGTTCGATCAGTTCTAGTCTTGTCCAATGACAATAGCTGTCCAGTAGTCGCTGACTCCATTGTATAACATGGGGTTGGTTCCACTGTGCGGGACTCATACGCGTTGTAGTAGCACCTCCGGCAAAACGGGACAAGGCTCACGGACGCCTTGTCAACCGCATAGTCATTCTCTGTATAATAGGCTCCTTCTTACCAAAACCCGCAGGAGTGGAGATGGCTGCCAAAACATTGTTTGATAAGATTTGGGACTCGCACGTCGTACGCGCTGAATCCGATGGGACGACGTTGCTTTATATCGATCGCCAGTTGGTGCATGAAGTGACTTCCCCGCAAGCGTTTGAAGGGTTGCGGCTCGCCGGACGGCACCCGCGACGACCGACAGCCACACTCGCGGTACCGGATCACAATGTTCCGACCACAGACCGCCGCCTAGGAATTATGGATCAAGTCAGCGCACTTCAGATTCAAACGCTGGAGGATAATTGCAAACATTTTGGGATTCCGTTGTTCAACATGAGCGACATCCGCCAGGGCATCGTTCACGTCATCGGTCCCGAACAGGGGTTTACACTCCCCGGCACCACGATCGTGTGCGGTGATTCGCACACATCCACTCACGGAGCGTTTGGCGCCTTGGCATTCGGAATCGGGACCAGTGAAGTGGAACATGTATTGGCCACTCAATGTTTGGTGCAAAAGCGGCCAAAGACAATGGAGATCCGGGTCGATGGGGTGCTTTCAGACCGTTGTTCAGCCAAGGACATTATTCTGGCGATCATAGGAAAGATCGGTACGGCAGGTGGGACCGGCTTTGTGATTGAGTATACCGGCGCTGCGATTCGCTCGCTCAGCATGGAAGGCCGCATGACCCTCTGCAACATGTCCATCGAGGGCGGAGCTCGTGCCGGCATGGTCGCGCCCGATGACAAGACGATCGCTTATATCAAAGGGCGTCCACTCGCTCCAAAGGGAGATCAATTTGAACAGGCCGTCCAGGCATGGCGAGACTTCAAGACCGATCTTGATGCCATCTACGATGCGACCATCACCCTACAAGCCGAACGCATTGCCCCACAGGTCAGCTGGGGAACGAGTCCGGGCATGGTGAGCGGTGTAGACGAACATGTGCCAGATCCACAGACGATGGTCGACGACAAGTCCAAGAGCGCCACCGAACGGGCT is a genomic window of Candidatus Nitrospira kreftii containing:
- a CDS encoding 3-isopropylmalate dehydratase (isomerase), subunit with LeuD, whose amino-acid sequence is MAAKTLFDKIWDSHVVRAESDGTTLLYIDRQLVHEVTSPQAFEGLRLAGRHPRRPTATLAVPDHNVPTTDRRLGIMDQVSALQIQTLEDNCKHFGIPLFNMSDIRQGIVHVIGPEQGFTLPGTTIVCGDSHTSTHGAFGALAFGIGTSEVEHVLATQCLVQKRPKTMEIRVDGVLSDRCSAKDIILAIIGKIGTAGGTGFVIEYTGAAIRSLSMEGRMTLCNMSIEGGARAGMVAPDDKTIAYIKGRPLAPKGDQFEQAVQAWRDFKTDLDAIYDATITLQAERIAPQVSWGTSPGMVSGVDEHVPDPQTMVDDKSKSATERALSYMGLTPNMPITDIRIDRVFIGSCTNSRIEDLRLAASFAKGKKVAKTVQAMVVPGSGLIKQQAEAEGLDHVFREAGFEWREAGCSMCLAMNADVLKPGERCASTSNRNFEGRQGAGGRTHLVSPAMAVAAAIEGHFVDIRHWS